One Hyphomicrobiales bacterium DNA segment encodes these proteins:
- the addB gene encoding double-strand break repair protein AddB yields MRTRVLSVPAGIDFMGALAQGLVGDRLGLGTGIREDPFGLARATVYLPTRRATRGFADAMLRAAGGDAVLLPRIRAIGAEPDEADQVVVIGAGLEAGEVVPPIASLERRLVLLELVRRWGETTGAARGGTGEAGTGSRMTPARAARLAGELARLMDMVETEGADLSRLAELVPEAYSEHWRLTLEFLSIVTAWWPEYLRSRNLVTPAERRNMVLRSEAARLRERADEGPVIVAGVTGSVPASSDLMRAVAELENCAVILPGVDFAMSDDEWRLVREAHPEHPQHGLARLLESLGVERSEVATLDAQGCVVLDGPAGQPVCGGPRRTLLGEAMRPAPATAGWAEGARNREQGELLAAGLEGLSLVEAENSDEEAAVIALVLRGVLEEPGRTGALVTPDRLLARRVAIKLEAIGIRIDDSAGRPFAKTVPGVFLDLVIETAASRFSPAVLMALLKHPLTRLGLAPGELRRRARLLEIAVFRQPTFGDGLTALARRLDALEAAVRGDGIERAGRISAEDWADVRDLHGRIVGAFSDLDRAMIAGEELTTSGLVRLHVEAAERIAAAGREADEGEEAADGGAEQGAGMSGGEGQEGREKNERHAASNEAEAAFEAAGVLGTGEEHGDSLLWAGEAGATGREMIAELISPTGPDPMLAPGDYSELYRALVAGVAVRAAGPVHPRLSIWGPYEARMQQPDVIVLGGLNEGVWPAAAEPDPWLSRPMRKTLGLPAPEQAIGFSAHDFVQLAAARRVILTRARKMDGVPGVPSRWLLRLDALLAGHGLTGRLREGEGALWLQWARQLAQPAAHAPRPAPAPRPPLAARPRRLSATAIGRWVANPYAIYAQYILSLKPLDPLGMEPDVRLRGVILHHAMHRFAAEWPRELPDDIAARIGVEIETTMREMAAHPRIGAFWGPRFRRFAEWFAASEADRRDGVERVVSEVDGAFELAAPGGAFLLTARADRIDIRSDGGIVIYDFKTGTGPSSRQVLDLVQPQLALEALIAHRDGFEGIAGRRVQRLVHISASGGEPAGAELPVTARDRKDEELAADLAEEASSQLQSLVARFDDENTPYVARRARAFEASYRYDPYAHLARIKEWSVAADDGETEDA; encoded by the coding sequence ATGCGCACGCGCGTCCTCAGTGTTCCCGCGGGCATCGATTTCATGGGCGCACTCGCGCAAGGGCTCGTCGGGGACCGCCTCGGTCTCGGTACGGGCATTCGGGAGGATCCTTTCGGCCTCGCGCGGGCCACGGTTTATCTTCCGACGCGACGCGCGACGCGCGGTTTCGCCGATGCGATGCTGCGGGCGGCGGGAGGCGATGCGGTGCTGCTGCCGCGGATCCGGGCCATCGGGGCAGAGCCCGACGAGGCCGATCAGGTGGTGGTCATCGGCGCCGGTCTCGAGGCCGGTGAAGTCGTGCCCCCGATCGCGAGCCTCGAGCGCCGTCTGGTGCTGCTGGAACTGGTGCGTCGCTGGGGTGAGACGACCGGCGCGGCTCGGGGTGGAACGGGCGAGGCTGGCACGGGTTCGCGGATGACGCCGGCGCGGGCCGCCCGGCTCGCCGGCGAGCTGGCACGCCTCATGGACATGGTGGAGACCGAAGGGGCCGATCTCTCGCGACTCGCGGAGCTGGTGCCGGAGGCTTATTCCGAGCACTGGCGGCTGACCCTGGAATTTCTCTCCATTGTAACCGCCTGGTGGCCGGAGTACCTGCGATCGCGCAATCTGGTGACCCCGGCCGAGCGCCGAAACATGGTGCTGCGAAGCGAGGCCGCGCGGCTTCGTGAGCGCGCTGATGAGGGGCCGGTGATCGTGGCGGGCGTTACGGGCAGTGTGCCGGCCTCGAGCGACCTCATGCGCGCGGTGGCCGAACTCGAGAACTGTGCAGTCATCCTGCCCGGGGTCGATTTCGCCATGTCCGATGACGAATGGCGCTTGGTTCGCGAGGCGCATCCCGAGCACCCGCAGCATGGCCTGGCGAGACTTCTGGAATCACTCGGTGTCGAGCGATCCGAGGTCGCAACGCTCGATGCTCAGGGCTGCGTGGTGTTGGACGGGCCGGCGGGGCAACCCGTGTGCGGCGGACCGCGTCGGACGCTGCTCGGGGAGGCGATGCGCCCGGCACCGGCAACGGCCGGCTGGGCGGAAGGCGCCCGGAACCGCGAGCAGGGTGAATTGCTGGCGGCCGGGCTCGAGGGCCTCTCGCTGGTCGAGGCGGAAAACAGCGACGAGGAAGCCGCGGTGATCGCGCTCGTGCTGCGCGGCGTGCTCGAGGAGCCGGGCCGGACCGGCGCGCTCGTCACGCCGGACAGACTGCTGGCGCGGCGGGTGGCGATCAAGCTCGAGGCGATCGGCATCCGTATCGACGATTCCGCAGGGCGACCGTTCGCCAAGACGGTGCCCGGTGTCTTCCTCGATCTCGTCATCGAAACCGCGGCCAGCAGGTTTTCGCCGGCCGTGCTGATGGCGCTTCTGAAGCATCCCCTGACAAGGCTCGGGCTGGCGCCGGGGGAGTTGCGCCGGCGGGCGCGACTGCTGGAAATCGCGGTTTTCCGCCAGCCGACGTTCGGTGATGGTCTCACGGCCCTCGCGCGCCGGCTCGATGCGCTGGAAGCCGCGGTGCGGGGTGACGGAATCGAACGTGCCGGACGGATCAGCGCGGAGGATTGGGCCGATGTGCGCGATCTCCACGGGCGGATCGTCGGCGCCTTTTCCGATCTCGACCGGGCAATGATTGCCGGGGAGGAATTGACGACGAGCGGTCTCGTGCGGCTGCATGTCGAGGCGGCCGAGCGGATCGCGGCAGCGGGGCGGGAGGCGGACGAGGGCGAGGAAGCTGCCGACGGTGGGGCCGAGCAGGGCGCCGGGATGAGTGGAGGCGAAGGGCAAGAAGGAAGGGAAAAGAACGAGCGGCATGCGGCGTCAAACGAGGCCGAGGCGGCGTTCGAGGCGGCGGGCGTGCTCGGAACGGGGGAGGAGCACGGTGATAGCCTCCTCTGGGCCGGGGAGGCTGGCGCGACCGGACGCGAGATGATCGCCGAACTCATATCCCCGACCGGACCCGACCCCATGCTGGCGCCGGGCGACTATTCCGAACTCTACCGGGCGCTGGTTGCGGGCGTCGCGGTGCGCGCCGCCGGACCCGTTCATCCCCGCCTCTCGATCTGGGGGCCCTATGAAGCGCGCATGCAACAGCCGGATGTCATCGTGCTCGGTGGCCTCAATGAAGGGGTGTGGCCGGCGGCGGCCGAGCCGGACCCGTGGCTCAGCCGACCCATGCGAAAGACACTCGGCCTGCCGGCGCCGGAACAGGCCATCGGATTTTCCGCGCATGATTTCGTGCAGCTCGCGGCGGCGCGACGGGTGATCCTGACGCGCGCACGAAAAATGGACGGGGTGCCGGGCGTGCCCTCGCGCTGGCTGTTGCGGCTCGACGCGTTGCTCGCCGGTCACGGGCTGACGGGTCGGCTGCGGGAGGGGGAGGGAGCGCTCTGGCTGCAATGGGCGCGCCAGCTCGCGCAACCGGCGGCGCACGCCCCGCGTCCGGCACCGGCGCCGCGCCCACCGCTGGCGGCGCGGCCGCGGCGGCTCAGTGCGACGGCCATCGGGCGATGGGTGGCAAATCCCTATGCCATCTATGCGCAGTACATCCTCTCCCTCAAGCCGCTCGATCCGCTCGGCATGGAGCCGGACGTGCGCTTGCGCGGCGTCATCCTGCACCATGCGATGCATCGCTTTGCCGCCGAGTGGCCGCGCGAGCTTCCCGACGACATCGCTGCGCGCATCGGCGTGGAAATCGAGACGACGATGCGGGAAATGGCCGCGCATCCGCGCATTGGCGCCTTCTGGGGGCCGCGCTTCCGGCGCTTTGCGGAATGGTTCGCGGCGAGCGAGGCGGACCGCAGGGACGGCGTCGAGCGTGTCGTGAGCGAGGTGGATGGGGCGTTCGAACTGGCGGCGCCGGGAGGTGCCTTCCTGCTGACCGCGCGCGCCGACAGGATCGATATTCGCAGCGATGGCGGGATCGTGATCTACGACTTCAAGACGGGGACTGGACCGAGTTCCCGGCAGGTGCTCGATCTCGTGCAGCCGCAACTGGCCCTCGAGGCACTCATCGCGCATCGCGATGGCTTCGAGGGTATTGCCGGGCGCCGTGTCCAGAGACTCGTCCATATCTCGGCGAGCGGCGGGGAGCCGGCCGGAGCGGAATTGCCGGTGACGGCCAGGGACCGGAAAGACGAGGAGCTGGCGGCCGATCTGGCGGAGGAGGCGTCATCGCAACTCCAGTCGCTCGTTGCCCGCTTCGACGATGAAAACACTCCCTATGTTGCACGGCGTGCACGGGCGTTCGAGGCGAGCTACCGATACGATCCCTATGCACACCTCGCGCGGATCAAGGAGTGGTCCGTCGCGGCGGACGATGGGGAGACCGAGGATGCCTGA